Proteins encoded together in one Candidatus Sulfotelmatobacter sp. window:
- a CDS encoding ABC transporter ATP-binding protein, translating to MPAAIQCRDLRKTYDGKVEAVRGLNLEIQSGECFGLLGPNGAGKTTTIEILEGLLAPTSGEVSILGHRWRENEREMREWLGISLQETRLSEKLTVRETIELFASFYRSPRPSEEVLEQLQLTEKADAWVGKLSGGQRQRLAVATALVCNPKILFLDEPTTGLDPQSRRQLWDIIRDFQRDGGTVLLTTHYMDEAERLCDRLAIVDHGQVIAEGSPADLIERLGGHHVVEFSVSGGNGSASENNEAWRGLPSVESVREDDGMVALNVKQPHLCIPALLETIDRDGGQLQHLTTRQASLEDVFVRLTGRHLREQ from the coding sequence ATGCCAGCTGCTATTCAATGCCGCGACTTGCGCAAGACTTACGACGGCAAGGTCGAGGCTGTGCGCGGATTGAACCTGGAGATTCAGAGTGGTGAGTGCTTTGGGCTGCTTGGGCCGAATGGGGCGGGGAAGACTACTACGATCGAAATTCTGGAAGGCCTGCTCGCGCCGACTTCCGGCGAGGTGTCGATTCTGGGGCACAGGTGGCGCGAGAATGAGCGGGAGATGCGGGAGTGGCTGGGGATTTCTTTGCAGGAGACGCGGCTGTCGGAAAAGCTGACGGTGCGCGAGACGATTGAACTATTTGCCAGTTTTTATCGGAGTCCGCGGCCGTCGGAAGAAGTGCTCGAGCAATTGCAATTGACGGAAAAAGCAGACGCGTGGGTGGGCAAACTTTCGGGCGGACAGCGGCAGCGGCTGGCGGTCGCGACGGCGCTCGTATGCAATCCTAAAATTTTGTTTCTGGACGAGCCGACGACCGGGCTTGATCCGCAGAGCCGGCGGCAGTTGTGGGACATTATTCGCGACTTTCAGCGCGACGGCGGGACCGTGCTGCTGACGACGCACTACATGGATGAGGCCGAGCGGCTGTGCGACCGGCTGGCGATTGTGGATCATGGGCAGGTCATTGCGGAGGGTTCGCCGGCGGATTTGATTGAACGGCTCGGCGGACATCATGTGGTGGAATTTTCCGTGAGCGGCGGCAATGGTTCAGCGTCCGAAAACAATGAGGCTTGGCGCGGACTGCCGAGCGTAGAATCGGTGCGCGAGGATGACGGCATGGTCGCGCTCAATGTGAAGCAACCGCACTTGTGCATCCCGGCGCTTCTGGAGACGATTGACCGCGACGGCGGGCAGTTGCAGCATCTGACTACGCGTCAGGCCAGTTTGGAAGATGTATTCGTGCGATTGACGGGGCGGCATTTGCGGGAACAGTGA
- a CDS encoding transglutaminase-like domain-containing protein, whose translation MLRKLSVLLPLFAVTLCATAQESRHFTFHYAFTVKNLPAGKKVRVWIPAAQSDPYQEVKVISAKGDLPLKKTRETKNGNEIYFAETDSAAADLHFDLEYDGVRHERIALNSSAHVVAASLTNQERQQDLQPDALVPITGLPADLALKVTQGKTQPLDKARAIYNYVFTTMKYDKTGTGWGHGDVLYACDAKKGNCTDFHSLFIAMARSQGIPARFEIGFPLPPDKHSAEIAGYHCWSDFYIDGKGWIPVDISEAWKHPEKRDYFFGSHDANRVQFTMGRDLRLNPAQAGKPLNYFVYPYVEVDGQEYPNVSLEFSFTDDGSTVAAK comes from the coding sequence ATGCTGCGCAAACTTTCTGTATTGCTGCCTCTTTTCGCCGTGACCCTGTGCGCGACGGCGCAAGAGTCCCGCCACTTCACCTTTCACTACGCCTTCACAGTCAAGAATTTGCCCGCCGGAAAGAAGGTTCGCGTTTGGATTCCCGCGGCTCAGTCCGACCCCTATCAAGAAGTAAAAGTTATCTCCGCCAAAGGTGACCTACCGCTGAAGAAAACTCGAGAGACAAAAAACGGCAACGAAATCTATTTCGCCGAGACCGACAGCGCTGCGGCCGACCTGCACTTCGATCTCGAATACGACGGAGTGCGCCATGAGCGCATCGCGCTGAACTCAAGCGCACACGTAGTTGCCGCATCACTCACGAATCAAGAGCGGCAGCAAGATCTCCAGCCCGACGCTCTCGTCCCCATCACGGGCCTGCCCGCCGATCTCGCCCTCAAAGTCACGCAGGGCAAAACGCAGCCACTCGACAAAGCCCGCGCCATCTACAATTACGTCTTCACCACCATGAAATACGACAAGACCGGCACCGGCTGGGGACACGGCGACGTGCTCTACGCCTGCGACGCCAAAAAAGGCAACTGCACCGACTTCCATTCCCTCTTCATCGCCATGGCGCGCTCGCAGGGCATTCCCGCGCGTTTCGAAATCGGCTTTCCGCTTCCCCCCGACAAACATTCCGCCGAGATCGCCGGCTACCATTGCTGGTCCGATTTCTACATCGACGGCAAGGGCTGGATTCCCGTCGACATCTCCGAAGCCTGGAAGCATCCCGAAAAACGCGACTACTTCTTCGGATCGCACGACGCGAATCGCGTGCAATTCACCATGGGCCGCGACCTGCGCCTGAATCCCGCGCAAGCCGGCAAGCCGCTAAATTACTTTGTTTATCCGTACGTGGAAGTCGACGGTCAGGAATATCCCAACGTCTCGCTGGAATTCTCCTTTACGGATGACGGATCGACGGTCGCGGCGAAGTAA
- a CDS encoding NADH-quinone oxidoreductase subunit B family protein → MSRELNFGPYVDVENGGKTVKDLTFGNPTPEGLILTTMDSAVNWMRKSSIWPMTFGLACCAIEMMSMGASRFDIARFGAEVFRPSPRQSDLMIIAGRVSNKMAPVIRQLWEQMPEPKWVISMGACATSGGVFQNYALVQSVNQVIPVDIYVPGCPPRPEQLIYAITLLQEKIQKERGTIRKALNLS, encoded by the coding sequence ATGTCCCGCGAATTAAATTTTGGACCTTATGTTGACGTCGAGAACGGCGGCAAGACAGTAAAGGATTTGACGTTTGGCAATCCCACGCCGGAGGGGCTGATTCTGACCACGATGGATTCGGCGGTGAATTGGATGCGGAAGAGTTCCATCTGGCCGATGACGTTTGGGCTGGCCTGCTGCGCGATCGAAATGATGTCGATGGGGGCGTCGCGCTTTGATATTGCGCGCTTCGGGGCCGAGGTGTTTCGGCCGTCGCCGCGGCAGAGCGATCTAATGATTATCGCCGGGCGCGTGTCGAACAAGATGGCGCCGGTGATTCGGCAGTTATGGGAGCAGATGCCGGAGCCGAAATGGGTGATATCGATGGGCGCGTGCGCGACTTCGGGCGGAGTGTTTCAAAATTATGCGCTGGTGCAGAGCGTGAACCAGGTGATTCCGGTTGATATTTATGTTCCGGGCTGCCCGCCACGGCCGGAGCAACTGATCTACGCGATTACCCTTTTACAGGAAAAAATCCAGAAAGAGCGCGGGACGATCCGGAAGGCGCTGAACCTCAGCTAG